Proteins from a single region of Hermetia illucens chromosome 3, iHerIll2.2.curated.20191125, whole genome shotgun sequence:
- the LOC119652562 gene encoding uncharacterized protein LOC119652562: MQLSDISDKFTNVTLDEIIQKAGGTKCTGWSFGSGFKKGDFYLSEVFRLKVEGEDANGQPLNVNLVVKALPKKAARRKLFRSDIFFRNEINFYKKVLPAFEKFQKGTKAKNPFNEYPQYYASHCDGVNDFLALRDISELGYGAASRQETIDYEHCVAIMKSLGRFHAVSIAFKDQQPDEFAKVAQSIEETYYNDKFRAWYTPFLKDAIKVAEHAVSTEFPGTVYEEKSKKFLHDDVFQVQINLVERKNKYSVIQHGDCWMPNFLFRYNENKVPEHVKIIDFQLARYASPAVDLSFFTYSCTDNKMRTQYYDSMLKIYHEAAADLIKDLGSDPDKVFPYEGFLNEMKEVGKFGCGMGIESLPLSMQEEHEVLDIDEIATDQSILTDVWQIAPLEDKNSRLRLAEAFKHAIDMGYIE; this comes from the exons ATGCAGCTGTCGGACATTTCAGACAAATTCACAAACGTAACCTTAGATGAAATTATCCAGAAAGCAGGAGGCACTAAGTGCACGGGATGGTCATTTGGGTCCGGCTTCAAGAAAGGAGATTTCTACCTAAGCGAAGTGTTTCGCTTGAAAGTGGAAGGAGAAGATGCCAATGG CCAACCATTAAATGTTAATCTAGTAGTCAAAGCTTTACCTAAAAAAGCTGCCAGGAGAAAATTATTCCGTTCCGATATTTTCTtcagaaatgaaataaatttttataaaaaagttcTTCCGGCTTTCGAGAAGTTTCAGAAAGGAACAAAGGCGAAAAATCCATTCAACGAGTACCCTCAGTATTATGCCTCCCACTGCGACGGAGTGAATGATTTTCTTGCTTTGAGAGACATCAGTGAATTAGGCTATGGCGCTGCATCAAG GCAAGAAACAATTGACTATGAGCATTGCGTTGCGATTATGAAATCACTTGGAAGGTTTCATGCTGTTTCGATAGCGTTCAAGGATCAGCAACCGGATGAATTTGCCAAGGTGGCTCAATCCATCGAG GAGACATATTACAATGATAAATTCCGTGCCTGGTATACACCATTCCTCAAAGACGCTATAAAAGTGGCCGAACATGCAGTTTCAACCGAATTCCCAGGGACTGTATATGAAGAAAAGTCTAAAAAGTTTCTGCATGATGATGTGTTTCAAGTACAAAtcaatttagtagaaaggaaaa atAAATACTCGGTCATTCAACACGGTGATTGCTGGATGCCGAATTTCCTTTTCCGGTACAACGAAAATAAAGTTCCGGAGCATGTGAAAATTATCGACTTTCAACTAGCACGATACGCTTCACCTGCTGTCGATTTATCGTTCTTCACGTACTCCTGCACGGATAATAAAATGCGCACTCAGTATTATGACTCTATGTTGAAG ATTTATCATGAAGCAGCTGCAGACCTAATTAAAGATCTTGGTTCAGATCCTGATAAAGTTTTTCCGTATGAAGGATttctgaatgaaatgaaagaggTTGGCAAATTCGGTTGTGGAATGGGAATTGAATCACTACCACTGTCCATGCAAGAAGAACATGAAGTCCTCGATATAGATGAAATTGCAACTGATCAATCAATTCTAACGGATGTGTGGCAAATTGCCCCATTAGAGGACAAGAACAGTCGCCTGCGTTTAGCGGAAGCATTCAAGcatgcaatcgatatgggatacattgaataa
- the LOC119652268 gene encoding alkyldihydroxyacetonephosphate synthase, with translation MATNLSSGSVVDGSLSKEVKSVIPRNRQDVLKWYGWGYKNAKFSFKNNSITFEGDQYTLGGQTLPHFTKWVEDQFDFKLSDIERYPNIPQEFPEPKRNVPFLESLQSTGILFSDKGEDRLVRCHGQTLHDIYTLWENSYERIPDLVIWPKNHNNVVNIVKLANEHNVVLIPYGGGTSVSGSITCPQNEPRMIAIVDTSQMNKMLWLDKQNLTVCFESGIIGQDLERELQKLGLTVGHEPDSYEFSTLGGWVATRASGMKKNVYGNIEDIVVRVKMVTTKGVLERECSAPRVSCGPDLNHVILGSEGTLGIVTEVVLKVRPLPPVKRYGSLIFPDFESGVKFMREVARRRCQPASVRLMDNEQFRFGQSLKPVSSWFHSAIEKAKQAYVTKIKGYDLSMACAATLLFEGEAEDIQRQESVIYEIAKKYKGFPAGGTNGERGYILTFVIAYIRDFALNHQIVAESFETSVPWDRCALLCRNVKYKVKSECERRHIKNFLISCRVTQTYDAGCCVYFYFAFKYVGIKDPVGTYEAIENAARDEILACGGSLSHHHGVGKIRSKWYPKTVSETGVGLYKAAKNELDPKNIFAAGNLIPNEHDHHTKAKL, from the exons ATGGCAACGAATCTGAGTTCAGGGAGCGTCGTCGATGGAAGCCTGTCCAAAGAGGTGAAGAGCGTGATTCCCCGGAATAG ACAAGATGTCCTGAAGTGGTATGGGTGGGgatataaaaatgcaaaattctcTTTCAAAAACAACTCAATAACATTTGAAGGAGATCA GTATACTTTAGGAGGTCAAACCTTACCGcatttcactaagtgggtggaAGATCAATTTGACTTTAAACTAAGCGATATCGAACGATATCCTAACATTCCTCAAGAATTTCCAGAACCAAAAAGAAACGTCCCTTTCCTCGAATCGCTACAATCAACTGGGATATTATTTTCAGATAAAGGAGAAGATCGTTTGGTTCGTTGCCACGGTCAAACCTTACACGACATCTACACTTTGTGGGAAAATAGTTATGAGAGAATTCCTGACTTGGTGATTTGGCCGAAAAATCATAATAATGTAGTGAATATAGTAAAACTTGCCAATGAACATAACGTTGTCCTCATTCCTTACGGTGGTGGAACATCGGTTTCGGGGTCGATAACATGTCCCCAAAATGAACCTCGCATGATAGCCATTGTGGATACATCTCAAATGAATAAGATGCTTTGGCTAGATAAACAAAATTTGACGGTTTGTTTTGAATCTGGAATCATCGGGCAGGATTTGGAGCGCGAATTGCAAAAACTCGGTCTGACCGTTGGTCACGAACCTGATAGTTATGAGTTCTCAACGCTTGGTGGATGGGTGGCAACGCGAGCTTCgggaatgaaaaaaaatgtttatggaAATATCGAAGATATTGTGGTGAGAGTGAAAATGGTAACTACGAAGGGCGTGCTAGAAAGAGAATGTTCAGCGCCACGAGTCTCCTGCGGACCAGATTTGAACCATGTGATACTAGGTTCAGAAGGAACACTGGGCATTGTTACTGAAGTTGTACTTAAggttcgtccactaccacctGTTAAGCGATACGGTTCTTTGATTTTCCCTGATTTCGAAAGCGGTGTGAAATTCATGCGTGAAGTCGCTAGACGCCGCTGCCAACCAGCTAGTGTACGTCTTATGGATAACGAACAGTTTCGTTTTGGACAAAGCTTAAAACCTGTTAGTTCCTGGTTTCATAGTGCAATTGAGAAAGCCAAACAGGCGTATGTAACTAAGATTAAAGGTTATGATTTGAGTATGGCTTGCGCGGCAACTCTATTGTTCGAGGGTGAAGCAGAAGATATTCAAAGGCAGGAGAGTGTGATTTATGAAATCGCCAAAAAGTACAAGGGATTTCCTGCTGGAGGGACAAACGGTGAACGGGGATATATTCTTACATTCGTCATTGCCTATATACGA GATTTTGCTCTCAATCATCAAATTGTTGCTGAATCGTTTGAAACATCGGTACCTTGGGATAGATGCGCTCTGCTCTGCCGCAACGTCAAGTACAAAGTAAAAAGC GAATGCGAAAGACGCCAcataaaaaactttttaataTCTTGTCGAGTGACGCAAACTTACGACGCCGGATGTTgtgtttacttttattttgcTTTCAAATATGTTGGCATCAAGGATCCAGTTGGAACTTATGAAGCAATAGAAAATGCAGCCCGTGATGAAATCTTGGCATGTGGGGGATCACTATCGCACCATCACGGTGTTGGGAAAATACGAAGTAAATGGTATCCAAAAACTGTTTCTGAAACAGGAGTAGGACTTTACAAGGCGGCGAAAAATGAATTGGATCCTAAAAACATATTTGCCGCTGGAAATTTAATTCCCAATGAACATGATCATCATACTAAAGCCAAACTATAG